One genomic window of Pigmentiphaga litoralis includes the following:
- the drt5 gene encoding antiviral reverse transcriptase Drt5, protein MAGTADFIRADFSGTLFPMKTNLIVLEHYEKELAAYISSRVLSEDHPADSFLPQQTVHATKPRGHLRRTVKLDPVAEYFLYDVVYRNKALFRRQVSNERRSFGYRFKDGEPISVHTAYLDYKASIEELATSFSHRLQFDIACYFNSLYHHDIAHWFAGNDGVSEADADAVGKFFREINAGRSVDFLPHGIYPAKMVGNEFLKFVDLSGMLKSTVISRFMDDFNLFDNDEAVLRQDFYRIQQLLGQFGLNVNPSKTHFDNNSGRVEDTLSALHDSLSHIVQGIAQLEGASGVDFVEVEEEVVLGLSNEQVTSLLTLLRDESLEEADADLILGFLRSHSDDILEHLPTLLRRFPNLIKHLYSLCATITDKPALSSILLDYLKSESYFVEYQLFWIACLVEDHLMGAGCYGEVLVRLYELSRDFRIAQAKVLEIPEQGYGMKELRSEILKTGQSDWLSWASASGTRTLKKAERNYTLDYFSKCSPLNFVISESIKRV, encoded by the coding sequence ATGGCAGGAACAGCAGATTTTATAAGAGCAGACTTTTCAGGAACACTTTTTCCCATGAAGACCAATCTGATTGTTCTAGAGCATTATGAGAAAGAGTTGGCAGCGTACATATCTAGCCGGGTCCTTTCAGAGGATCACCCCGCTGATAGTTTTCTGCCACAGCAGACAGTTCACGCCACAAAGCCTCGCGGGCACCTCCGCCGCACTGTCAAATTGGACCCTGTAGCGGAATACTTCCTCTATGACGTTGTGTACCGAAACAAAGCCCTATTTCGACGACAAGTCAGTAACGAGCGACGGAGTTTTGGTTATCGGTTCAAGGACGGAGAACCTATCTCAGTCCATACAGCCTACCTTGACTACAAGGCCAGCATTGAAGAGCTCGCAACCTCCTTCAGCCATCGCCTGCAGTTCGATATTGCCTGTTACTTCAATTCCCTATATCACCATGACATTGCCCACTGGTTTGCGGGCAATGATGGTGTATCTGAAGCCGACGCTGATGCCGTTGGCAAGTTTTTTCGAGAAATTAACGCAGGCAGAAGCGTCGACTTCTTACCTCACGGTATCTATCCAGCAAAGATGGTTGGCAATGAATTCTTAAAATTTGTCGATCTTTCGGGCATGCTGAAATCAACAGTAATCTCGAGGTTTATGGATGACTTTAATCTCTTCGACAACGACGAGGCTGTCCTTCGCCAAGATTTCTATCGCATACAGCAACTGCTAGGACAGTTTGGCTTAAATGTAAACCCCAGCAAGACGCATTTTGACAACAATTCTGGACGAGTTGAAGATACCCTTTCCGCACTTCATGACTCGCTGAGTCATATAGTTCAGGGTATTGCGCAACTTGAAGGAGCATCCGGGGTTGATTTTGTGGAGGTAGAAGAAGAAGTTGTGCTAGGCCTCTCGAATGAGCAGGTCACGTCACTACTTACGCTACTCCGAGACGAATCACTTGAAGAGGCAGACGCTGATCTCATTCTTGGCTTCTTGCGATCACATAGCGACGACATCCTCGAACACCTTCCCACTCTGCTTAGACGATTCCCTAATCTGATTAAGCATCTATATTCGCTCTGCGCAACGATCACGGATAAGCCAGCACTTTCTTCTATTCTGCTGGACTATCTTAAAAGCGAGTCATATTTCGTTGAGTACCAATTGTTCTGGATTGCTTGTCTGGTAGAGGACCACTTGATGGGCGCAGGCTGCTATGGTGAAGTTCTAGTGAGGCTGTACGAGTTGTCTCGAGATTTCCGCATTGCACAAGCTAAGGTGCTTGAAATACCGGAACAAGGCTATGGCATGAAGGAACTTCGAAGCGAAATCCTAAAGACTGGTCAATCTGACTGGCTATCGTGGGCTTCGGCGTCAGGAACCCGTACACTAAAAAAGGCCGAACGTAACTACACGCTCGACTATTTCTCGAAGTGTTCGCCGCTCAACTTCGTCATTTCTGAAAGCATAAAAAGGGTGTGA